From Aliamphritea hakodatensis:
TAAGGTCTTATAGACAAAGAATTGGCAAAGGAGTAACTGCCAGTTTAATTTACATGGAAAAGGTATGAATAAGGTCCCATTTGCATTACAAAAAGAAACCAATAAGTACGTTGGTGTTCATGAAGTTGAACGAGGTCTGAAATGCGAATGTATCTGCCCCTCTTGTAAAACCCCCCTCAGTGCTCGAAAAGGTAATGTAAATACTTGGCACTTCTCTCACGCTACACGTGGTACATCTGATCAAACAGATAAGGACTGTGAGTTTTCCTTTTTTGTTTCTGTTACTCAGATGGCGAAGCAAATCTTTGCCGAGTCTAAGACTGAAAAGCTTCACGTACCATCATATCTCTATGACGTTGAAGATCGTCATCCAATTCATCAGTGCCGAATAAGCCGTGAAATACTAATTACACCTGCTTCCGATATAGAGATTGGTGAATGTGTGATTGAAGGCAGAGTTGGTAGGCATCAAGCAGATGTTGTTATCCATGTTGGTACTTACCAATTGGTTGTTGGTTTGTCTCATAAGCATAAAGCTTTTCTTATAGATCCAGAGTTACTGGATGGAATTGAAACAGGAGTGATCAACATAGATCTGACTGGAACATTGAAGATTTTTTCAGAGATGAATGGTCAGACTGAGAAAAGTTTTAAGAGTCTTCTTCGTGAGTATTTATTGATAGAGCTTGATAGTAAGGAATGGCTTTACCATTCACGTCAAGATGCAATGATTACCAGGGCTCGAGAGTTGTTACTCAAAGAGCCTATCTATATTTCTGCGGCAGCTGCATTAAAAAGTAAGAGTGCAGAAAAGAGAGGTGACTTTATAGATAGAGCTTTGGATGGTTTTGAACTTAATCGTAAATTTTAATTAATATTTGGAGATTTGCATGGATGTGCTGGTTTATATTTTTATCGGGTATCTTGTGTACAGATTTTTATTCAAGAAAAAAGACGATAAAAATAGCCAAAGAACAGTGGCTACTAGTAAGCCAAAATCTCAAAGTGTTAGGCAAGGCTTGTCTGTGAATGTTAAAACTAGTTCGATATCCTCCAGTAGTAGTGACGATGATGAATTAGCTACGTTTACTATTTCATATGGTTATGAGGAAGAAGAAAGCAATAATAAAACACCAGCGCGCTGGATAAAATCAGGCGATAAAATAGTGATAGCTGGAGTGGAGATTACAGGAGGTAATTTTTACTTTGGTGGTAAGTTGAAGGCCTTTTCTCAGGAAGATAGTTATTACATGAGAAATAGCACAGAAGCATCGCTCATCGACAACAGCCTAAAGATTCAACTGGAAGACCATTCTTTTACTGATGAGTCACTTAACTACTGGCCAAAATTCATCTCTATCTCTCCTCGCTGCAGGGGAGCGTATATTAATTGGTTAGCAAGTGAGAGAAATACTCCAGAAACTCCTCTGGGCTATGTGTTCATTTATTTTTATGGGTTAGAAAGAAGAATCGTAGTCGAAGCAGTCAAAGGTAATGTTTCTAAGACCGAGTATCAGGATATTTTTGCTGAAGTGACAAGGTTGAGAAGTATCTATGGAAGTAGTAGATCTTTTCGAAATTATTCATATCGATTACTTGAGTTTATGTGTATTCATGAACCTGATTTGGTCTCAATGGATAGTGAGTTACAAGCTTCACCTGACTCGTTGTTGTTTAGAGTGAATCTTGCGAGAACAGTACTAGAGGGTTCTGAAATACCTGCGGAATTAGCATTGGAGTGGATTAGAAATACTCAGGAATACTCACTTAGAACTCCTGCTCGTCGTTGCTCTCTAGAGTTCGCAGAGCTTTTTAAAGCTAAGTATATAGAGAAATTTGGAGAGGGGATTTTAGTAAAGCCTAATAAGACTAAGCTGCGTATAGGTTACCATTCTGCTAGTAGTACGTTGAGCGGTATTAGTTTAGATAAAGAAGACTTACCTGATCCTAGTATTTTGAAAGGGCCAGTTAAAAAACTAATCGTGATTGCTGATCAGTGTACAGATGCTCTAGAAGGCTATAGTCGATATCTTGGTAAAAAAGACACAGATAAAAATGATATAGCTGCGATTTTATTACTGCCTGACGAGTTAATCAATGATGTGAATTGTCCACAGCTCATTGGATTAAGGGAGTGGGCGGAAGATGTTATACAGAATCACAAGGGCATAGTTGAGTTTAAAGATTTTTGGAAGCACACAGAAAATAGTCTGCCAGAAAAAATTAATAAAAAGGAAGTTGAGCTAATCCAAAGTCTTACTGACAAAGCTGGTTTTGGGATGGCCCCTGACAATCGCTATCATCATGCGAAGCCATCTGTTGATGGAAAAATAGTCTTGTTTCATGATGGCCATGGTGAATACTTTCAACCTTCATCAATGTTTAATGAAACAGGAATGGTATTGCGTTTAGGGAGTATGGTTGCAGCAATTGACTCTAATATTGATGACAGAGAAGTAGAAATTCTGCATAACCTTATTGACCACGATACAAAATTATCTCCTGTCGAAAAACGATCACTTCACGCTTATCTTAATTGGCGGTTGAACTCGCCATCTAATATGACTGGACTGAAAGCTCGTTTAGAGAAGTTGGCTTCTAATGAAAAGGCATCGATAAGTCGTATCTTGGTTAGTGTTGCTCTTGCCGACGGAACGATTGATCCGAGAGAGATTAAACAGCTTGAGAAATTGTATACAGTATTGGGTTTGAATAAGGCAATGGTTACTAGTGATATCCATAGCATCACTTCAGCTCCAGTCCAACAACCTAAGTCACCAGCAGATAAGGTTGAAAAATACGAAACAGCAGGTTTTAAACTCGACGATGAGATTTTATCGATACATCAGGCAGCTACTAACGATGTTCAAAATATGCTTGGAGCTATCTTCTCGGAAGATGAAGAAAGTGAGCATGAGCCGCTGGAAGTGGCGGTGCAGAGTAATGCTATTGAAGGGCTGGATGATAAACATCTTGAGTTGTTCGCTTATCTTAAAGTTAAGGAAAAGTGGCCTCGTTCAGAAGTTGCAGAGTTTTGCCAAAGCCTTGGTTTAATGGTCGATGGGGCTTTAGAAGCAATTAATGATTGGTCATTCGATAAAGTAGATGCTCCCGTATTTGATGACGATGATGATATTTATGTAGATCAAGAAATCGTATTGGAATTAGAAGGTTAGATTAATGGCTGACAAAAGAATTAGGTTGAAGGAAAGGGATGCGATCATTCAGTCGTTGAAGTCTGGTGTGACTCCCAAAATAGGTATTCAGCATATACAAGTGGGTCGAGTGAATGAACTTAAGGCTCTGTACCAGGATATTGAAAGAATTGCAGAAGGCGGTTCAGGATTTCGATTAATAATTGGTGAGTATGGTTCAGGAAAGACTTTTTTCTTGAGTGTGGTCAGGTCGATTGCTTTAGAGAAAAAACTGGTAACTATCAATGCTGATTTATCGCCAGATAGAAGGATTCATGCATCAGGTGGACAGGCCAGGAATTTATATTCTGAACTAATGCGAAATCTCTCTACACGGAATAAGCCTGATGGGAATGCATTAACAAGCGTAGTTGAGCGGTTTATAACTGAAGCACGTAAGGATGCCGAAAAATCACGAGAAGATGTCTCAGATGTCATTCACAAAAAGCTATCAGCTCTTTCTGAGTTAGTAGGTGGTTATGATTTTGCTAAGGTTATTGAGTGTTATTGGTTGGGCCATGAGGAAGATAATGAGTCGTTGAAAGTAGCTGCAATACGTTGGCTAAGAGCAGAGTACTCTACAAAAACTGATGCGAAACGTGATTTAGGTGTCAGAACAATTATATCTGATGCATCGTTTTATGATGCTTTAAAGTTAATGAGTCTATTTGTTCGACAGGCAGGATATGCTGGATTACTCGTAAACCTTGATGAGTTGGTTAACCTCTATAAATTAAGTAGTACTCAAGCTCGCACTTCGAATTATGAGCAAGTTTTGAGAATACTGAATGATTGCCTTCAGGGATCTGCCGAACATTTAGGTTTCTTGCTGGGTGGAACCCCAGAGTTCCTTCTTGATCCTAGAAAAGGGCTCTATAGCTATGAAGCCCTGCAGTCTCGTTTAGCAGAGAACAGCTTTGCAAAAAATGCGGGTGTTATTGATTACTCATCACCAGCATTGCACTTGGCAAGCTTAACACCAGAAGAGCTTTACATTTTGTTGATGAATCTACGCCATGTATATGCGGGTGGAGATAAAGAGCAATATTTAATACCAGATGAAGCTCTAAAGGCATTCTTACAACATTGTAGTCGCACAATCGGCGATGCTTATTTTCGTACGCCTAGAAATACAATCAAATCATTTTTAGACATGCTGGCAGTGCTTGACCAGAACCCAAGTCTTAAATGGTCTGACTTAATTGCTGAACTGGTTATCGAGGAAGAGCAGCCCAGTGATATAGAACTAACGGAAGATGACTCAGAGTCTGATGAACTGATTAGTTTTAAGCTATGAAGGCGTCTTACGAACAGTTGGATGTGAGTGTTCAGAAGTGGCTCTTTAAACAAGGCTGGTCTGATCTCCGAGAGATACAAAAACTAGCTATAGAGCCTATTTTATCAGGATGCCAAGATGTTTTGATTAGTGCTTCTACAGCAGCGGGTAAGACAGAAGCTTTTTTTTTACCAGCATCTTCTGCTGTAGCTAATGTTAAAGACGGCTTTTCAATACTATATATAAGCCCTCTTAAAGCACTGATCAATGATCAGTATCGGCGGTTAGATAGCTTAGCAGAAATGTTGGAAATGGATGTCACGCCTTGGCACGGTGATAGTTCCCAAGCGAAGAAAAAGAAAGCTAGAAGCACGCCCTCTGGAATTCTATTGATTACTCCAGAGTCCCTTGAATCACTGCTTGTAAGAGAGTCAGGATGGGTAAACTCAGCATTTAACAGCTTATCGTATGTAGTAATTGATGAATTTCACGCTTTTATCGGTACTGAACGTGGCATGCAGTTATTGTCATTATTGAATCGTTTAGAGCATCTACTGGATCGATATGACAAACCGATTCCACGAGTTGCTTTGAGCGCTACTCTTGGTGACTTAGAGCAAGTGCCAAAGTCACTTAGACCAGATCAAAGCTTACCTTGTGAAATCATCACAAATTCGAAAAGTACAGCGACTATAAAATGCCAGGTTCGGGGATTTGTCGAGCCAGCAAGCCAGGAAGGTAATGCTGAATCAGCAGATACTCTTGTTTGCAGTGAGCTGTATCAATTGTGTCGTGGTGATTCTCACCTAGTTTTTGCAAATAGTAGAAATAACACCGAAAACTTGGCGGCTCGATTAGTCGAGATGTGCGAAGAGAATATTGTACCGAACGAATTTTTTCCCCATCACGGTTCACTATCCAAAGAACTTCGCGAGGATTTGGAACAACGGTTACAAAAGGGGAATTTGCCTACAACGGCTCTTTGCACAATGACCTTAGAGCTGGGCATT
This genomic window contains:
- a CDS encoding competence protein CoiA family protein; this translates as MNKVPFALQKETNKYVGVHEVERGLKCECICPSCKTPLSARKGNVNTWHFSHATRGTSDQTDKDCEFSFFVSVTQMAKQIFAESKTEKLHVPSYLYDVEDRHPIHQCRISREILITPASDIEIGECVIEGRVGRHQADVVIHVGTYQLVVGLSHKHKAFLIDPELLDGIETGVINIDLTGTLKIFSEMNGQTEKSFKSLLREYLLIELDSKEWLYHSRQDAMITRARELLLKEPIYISAAAALKSKSAEKRGDFIDRALDGFELNRKF
- a CDS encoding tellurite resistance TerB family protein — its product is MDVLVYIFIGYLVYRFLFKKKDDKNSQRTVATSKPKSQSVRQGLSVNVKTSSISSSSSDDDELATFTISYGYEEEESNNKTPARWIKSGDKIVIAGVEITGGNFYFGGKLKAFSQEDSYYMRNSTEASLIDNSLKIQLEDHSFTDESLNYWPKFISISPRCRGAYINWLASERNTPETPLGYVFIYFYGLERRIVVEAVKGNVSKTEYQDIFAEVTRLRSIYGSSRSFRNYSYRLLEFMCIHEPDLVSMDSELQASPDSLLFRVNLARTVLEGSEIPAELALEWIRNTQEYSLRTPARRCSLEFAELFKAKYIEKFGEGILVKPNKTKLRIGYHSASSTLSGISLDKEDLPDPSILKGPVKKLIVIADQCTDALEGYSRYLGKKDTDKNDIAAILLLPDELINDVNCPQLIGLREWAEDVIQNHKGIVEFKDFWKHTENSLPEKINKKEVELIQSLTDKAGFGMAPDNRYHHAKPSVDGKIVLFHDGHGEYFQPSSMFNETGMVLRLGSMVAAIDSNIDDREVEILHNLIDHDTKLSPVEKRSLHAYLNWRLNSPSNMTGLKARLEKLASNEKASISRILVSVALADGTIDPREIKQLEKLYTVLGLNKAMVTSDIHSITSAPVQQPKSPADKVEKYETAGFKLDDEILSIHQAATNDVQNMLGAIFSEDEESEHEPLEVAVQSNAIEGLDDKHLELFAYLKVKEKWPRSEVAEFCQSLGLMVDGALEAINDWSFDKVDAPVFDDDDDIYVDQEIVLELEG
- a CDS encoding ATP-binding protein, with the translated sequence MADKRIRLKERDAIIQSLKSGVTPKIGIQHIQVGRVNELKALYQDIERIAEGGSGFRLIIGEYGSGKTFFLSVVRSIALEKKLVTINADLSPDRRIHASGGQARNLYSELMRNLSTRNKPDGNALTSVVERFITEARKDAEKSREDVSDVIHKKLSALSELVGGYDFAKVIECYWLGHEEDNESLKVAAIRWLRAEYSTKTDAKRDLGVRTIISDASFYDALKLMSLFVRQAGYAGLLVNLDELVNLYKLSSTQARTSNYEQVLRILNDCLQGSAEHLGFLLGGTPEFLLDPRKGLYSYEALQSRLAENSFAKNAGVIDYSSPALHLASLTPEELYILLMNLRHVYAGGDKEQYLIPDEALKAFLQHCSRTIGDAYFRTPRNTIKSFLDMLAVLDQNPSLKWSDLIAELVIEEEQPSDIELTEDDSESDELISFKL